One Tachypleus tridentatus isolate NWPU-2018 chromosome 3, ASM421037v1, whole genome shotgun sequence DNA window includes the following coding sequences:
- the LOC143247220 gene encoding uncharacterized protein LOC143247220 isoform X2: MLHKNICWIFFVHLTFFMEVWSRALHHSHHRHKLIAGCSRCSPGYAVVERCTKNKNTQCSTCRPGSYLPHHTYKERCYPCSRCGGGLYIAHPCTTTRDTICDSCHTYKGPHNKDFKHKCVLLQNKTHHKSTDWTSRLFNITIPQYWKFSSPDITSSILENREKYHLVNSQNSLNTLPLALSETAGITKNISKGKATILLRCCIQPRSNRTVKDDPVIQGDMS; the protein is encoded by the exons AtgctacataaaaatatttgttggatattttttgttcatttaacgTTTTTCATG GAGGTCTGGAGTCGTGCCCTTCATCACTCTCACCACAGGCATAAACTTATCGCTGGATGTTCTCGCTGCTCACCAGGGTACGCTGTGGTCGAACGCTgtacgaaaaacaaaaacacgcaGTGCTCCACCTGTCGACCTGGGTCATACCTACCCCACCACACCTACAAAGAACGATGTTACCCCTGTTCCCGGTGTGGGGGAGGACTGTATATAGCCCACCCGTGCACGACAACAAGGGATACAATCTGTGATTCCTGCCACACCTATAAAGGGCCACACAATAAAGATTTTAAACACAAATGCGTACTActccaaaacaaaacacaccatAAGTCCACGGATTGGACAAGCCGTCTCTTTAATATCACTATACCTCAGTATTGGAAGTTTTCAAGTCCGGATATAACATCTTCTATACTCGAGAATAGAGAAAAGTACCATTTGGTAAATTCTCAAAATTCTCTAAACACATTACCGCTGGCTCTCTCTGAAACAGCAGGAATTACAAAGAACATTTCCAAAG GCAAGGCCACAATACTCTTACGTTGCTGTATACAGCCAAGAAGCAACCGTACTGTGAAAGATGATCCCGTCATCCAAGGTGATATGAGCTGA
- the LOC143247220 gene encoding uncharacterized protein LOC143247220 isoform X1, translating into MLHKNICWIFFVHLTFFMEVWSRALHHSHHRHKLIAGCSRCSPGYAVVERCTKNKNTQCSTCRPGSYLPHHTYKERCYPCSRCGGGLYIAHPCTTTRDTICDSCHTYKGPHNKDFKHKCVLLQNKTHHKSTDWTSRLFNITIPQYWKFSSPDITSSILENREKYHLVNSQNSLNTLPLALSETAGITKNISKDGSFSVEEEKLSPFQPSTNTTWKEHVEEKLLRKVSTTQAILFTFSLVTAVTVVAIGTVFILRRLRRARPQYSYVAVYSQEATVL; encoded by the exons AtgctacataaaaatatttgttggatattttttgttcatttaacgTTTTTCATG GAGGTCTGGAGTCGTGCCCTTCATCACTCTCACCACAGGCATAAACTTATCGCTGGATGTTCTCGCTGCTCACCAGGGTACGCTGTGGTCGAACGCTgtacgaaaaacaaaaacacgcaGTGCTCCACCTGTCGACCTGGGTCATACCTACCCCACCACACCTACAAAGAACGATGTTACCCCTGTTCCCGGTGTGGGGGAGGACTGTATATAGCCCACCCGTGCACGACAACAAGGGATACAATCTGTGATTCCTGCCACACCTATAAAGGGCCACACAATAAAGATTTTAAACACAAATGCGTACTActccaaaacaaaacacaccatAAGTCCACGGATTGGACAAGCCGTCTCTTTAATATCACTATACCTCAGTATTGGAAGTTTTCAAGTCCGGATATAACATCTTCTATACTCGAGAATAGAGAAAAGTACCATTTGGTAAATTCTCAAAATTCTCTAAACACATTACCGCTGGCTCTCTCTGAAACAGCAGGAATTACAAAGAACATTTCCAAAG ATGGTTCCTTCTCCGTAGAGGAAGAAAAATTATCACCATTTCAACCGAGCACCAACACCACGTGGAAGGAGCATGTCGAAGAGAAACTGTTGCGTAAAGTTAGCACTACACAAGCCATCCTTTTTACTTTTAGCCTTGTAACTGCTGTTACCGTGGTTGCTATTGGAACTGTGTTTATCCTAAGACGGCTTAGACGG GCAAGGCCACAATACTCTTACGTTGCTGTATACAGCCAAGAAGCAACCGTACTGTGA